Proteins co-encoded in one Quercus robur chromosome 8, dhQueRobu3.1, whole genome shotgun sequence genomic window:
- the LOC126695093 gene encoding NADH kinase isoform X2 translates to MPKKRLLLLLKPFDLRQTNAHSQITNPQMLHHLENRRKEHMNTIKFCQNILQQKPVDWEPILRNNLSQPICNVDLVITVGGDGTLLQASHFMDDSVPVVGVNSDPTQIEEVEQFSNEFDANRSTGHLCAATVNNFQQVLDDILEGRKVPSKLSRISVHVKSQLLSTYALNDILIAHPCPATLSRFSFKIKRENQPFSPLVNCRSSGLRVSTASGSTAAMLSAGGFPMPILSQDLQYMVREPISPGAASSLVHGLIKSDQYIETTWFSKEGMIYIDGSHVCYSVQNGDTIEISSKAPILKVFLPHQLLSQNCTQKHDLHLQD, encoded by the exons ATGTTACATCACTTGGAGAACAGGCGTAAGGAGCACATGAATACCATAAAATTTTGTCAGAATATTCTGCAACAAAAGCCAGTTGATTGGGAACCCATATTACGTAACAATCTATCACAGCCTATCTGTAATGTGGACCTGGTTATTACAGTTGGTGGTGATGGCACTCTTTTGCAGGCCAGCCATTTCATGGATGATTCAGTTCCAGTTGTCGGAGTGAATTCTGATCCCACACAAATTGAAGAG GTGGAACAGTTTAGCAACGAGTTTGATGCTAATAGAAGCACAGGCCATCTTTGTGCAGCAACAGTCAACAACTTTCAACAG GTGCTTGATGACATCCTTGAGGGTCGTAAGGTTCCTTCCAAATTATCAAGGATATCAGTACATGTAAAGTCACAACTGCTGTCAACATATGCTCTTAATGATATCTTAATTGCACATCCATGTCCAGCAACACTCTCTCGGTTCTCATTCAA AATTAAGAGGGAGAACCAGCCATTTTCCCCTTTGGTAAACTGTCGATCAAGTGGTCTCAGAGTTTCAACAGCTTCTGGTTCAACTGCTGCAATGCTCTCAGCTGGTGGATTTCCGATGCCCATCTTATCTCAGGATCTCCAGTATATGGTAAGAGAACCAATTTCTCCTGGAGCAGCCTCTAGTTTGGTGCATGGATTAATCAAATCTGATCAGTATATTGAGACCACATGGTTCTCTAAAGAGGGTATGATATACATTGATGGTTCTCATGTTTGCTATTCTGTCCAAAATGGGGATACCATTGAAATATCTTCTAAAGCCCCAATTCTGAAAGTATTTTTGCCTCACCAATTATTATCACAGAACTGTACACAGAAACATGATTTGCATTTGCAAGACTAA
- the LOC126695093 gene encoding NADH kinase isoform X1 has protein sequence MPKKRLLLLLKPFDLRQTNAHSQITNPQTLQMLHHLENRRKEHMNTIKFCQNILQQKPVDWEPILRNNLSQPICNVDLVITVGGDGTLLQASHFMDDSVPVVGVNSDPTQIEEVEQFSNEFDANRSTGHLCAATVNNFQQVLDDILEGRKVPSKLSRISVHVKSQLLSTYALNDILIAHPCPATLSRFSFKIKRENQPFSPLVNCRSSGLRVSTASGSTAAMLSAGGFPMPILSQDLQYMVREPISPGAASSLVHGLIKSDQYIETTWFSKEGMIYIDGSHVCYSVQNGDTIEISSKAPILKVFLPHQLLSQNCTQKHDLHLQD, from the exons ACATTGCAGATGTTACATCACTTGGAGAACAGGCGTAAGGAGCACATGAATACCATAAAATTTTGTCAGAATATTCTGCAACAAAAGCCAGTTGATTGGGAACCCATATTACGTAACAATCTATCACAGCCTATCTGTAATGTGGACCTGGTTATTACAGTTGGTGGTGATGGCACTCTTTTGCAGGCCAGCCATTTCATGGATGATTCAGTTCCAGTTGTCGGAGTGAATTCTGATCCCACACAAATTGAAGAG GTGGAACAGTTTAGCAACGAGTTTGATGCTAATAGAAGCACAGGCCATCTTTGTGCAGCAACAGTCAACAACTTTCAACAG GTGCTTGATGACATCCTTGAGGGTCGTAAGGTTCCTTCCAAATTATCAAGGATATCAGTACATGTAAAGTCACAACTGCTGTCAACATATGCTCTTAATGATATCTTAATTGCACATCCATGTCCAGCAACACTCTCTCGGTTCTCATTCAA AATTAAGAGGGAGAACCAGCCATTTTCCCCTTTGGTAAACTGTCGATCAAGTGGTCTCAGAGTTTCAACAGCTTCTGGTTCAACTGCTGCAATGCTCTCAGCTGGTGGATTTCCGATGCCCATCTTATCTCAGGATCTCCAGTATATGGTAAGAGAACCAATTTCTCCTGGAGCAGCCTCTAGTTTGGTGCATGGATTAATCAAATCTGATCAGTATATTGAGACCACATGGTTCTCTAAAGAGGGTATGATATACATTGATGGTTCTCATGTTTGCTATTCTGTCCAAAATGGGGATACCATTGAAATATCTTCTAAAGCCCCAATTCTGAAAGTATTTTTGCCTCACCAATTATTATCACAGAACTGTACACAGAAACATGATTTGCATTTGCAAGACTAA